In Euwallacea similis isolate ESF13 chromosome 5, ESF131.1, whole genome shotgun sequence, a single window of DNA contains:
- the LOC136409053 gene encoding LOW QUALITY PROTEIN: tigger transposable element-derived protein 6-like (The sequence of the model RefSeq protein was modified relative to this genomic sequence to represent the inferred CDS: substituted 1 base at 1 genomic stop codon), with protein sequence MALSKRLLSLKEKIEVISASEKDNLSVRKFAQKFNIKKTQAAEIVKNKDHIRLKXEAGNVNTEEKRSFLKTEGLKVDKLCCDWFSRARSQNIPISGTLVKAKAQEITNKLNLTNFRTSNWLEKWRKRHSISFKCTSGESADVNQVDVDQFKIKLPSLFLGYQPEDVYNANEACLFFRTLPDKTLTYKSEKCSGGKLSKERLSILFCANIAGHRKKLLVVGKAARPKAFKNAMKDSPVTWRFNKKAWMTQDIMNEWLLQFDRKMVRQKRKILLFLDNAASHPREVKLQNIKLMSLPSNTTSLAKSVNVLEALYFIKRAWNKVAPTTIQNCFTKASFHKNDDVTLMEWVPEDDIPLSTIADIEKYSKVMNLTSENLDNFVQFDDNTVTEEIHSDINDAIENLGGGVVEEEESASDNEIIFENRHKITSYSEALKVVEDLKNFANEDYVTFQHLKNLEDYFQSCYLEEKMSKMRQSSMLDFIYK encoded by the exons atggCGCTGAGTAAGAGGCTTCTTAGTTTGAAGGAGAAGATTGAAGTTATTAGTGCTAGTGAAAAAGATAACTTATCCGTTCGAAAATTTGcccagaaatttaatataaaaaaaactcaggcggcagaaattgtaaaaaacaaGGATCACATTCGTTTAAAGTGAGAAGCAGGAAACGTGAATACAGAAGAAAAAcgaagttttttgaaaactgaggGACTTAAAGTCGACAAATTATGTTGTGATTGGTTTTCACGTGCTCGAAGTCAGAACATTCCGATATCAGGAACTTTAGTAAAGGCTAAAGCTCAAGAAATAACAAACAAACTAAATCTTACCAACTTTCGAACTTCTAATTGGTTGGAAAAGTGGCGTAAAAGACattcaattagttttaagtGTACCTCCGGAGAATCAGCTGATGTCAATCAGGTAGACGTAGACCAGTTTAAAATTAAGCTTCCATCATTATTCCTTGGGTACCAGCCAGAGGATGTGTACAATGCCAATGAAGCTTGTCTTTTCTTCCGCACTTTGCCTGATAAAACTCTTACTTATAAATCCGAAAAATGTTCTGGAGGAAAGCTCTCCAAAGAAAGGCtttcgattttgttttgtgCCAATATCGCAGGgcacagaaaaaaattgcttgtGGTTGGAAAAGCAGCTAGACCTAAagcatttaaaaatgcaatgaaAGATTCACCGGTAACTTGGAGGTTTAATAAGAAAGCATGGATGACGCAAGATATTATGAATGAATGGTTGTTacaatttgacagaaaaatgGTCAGACAGAAACGAAAAATACTGTTATTTTTAGACAACGCAGCATCTCACCCTCGTGAAGTTAAActacaaaacataaaacttaTGTCTTTGCCGTCGAATACAACATCA TTAGCAAAATCTGTCAATGTGTTAGAAGCTCTTTATTTCATTAAGAGAGCTTGGAATAAAGTTGCCCCAACaacaatacaaaattgttttacaaAAGCTAGTTTTCATAAAAACGATGACGTTACATTGATGGAATGGGTTCCAGAAGATGACATTCCACTTTCCACAATAGCTGATATAGAAAAGTACTCCAAAGTTATGAACCTAACATCtgaaaatttggataattttgttcaattcgATGACAATACAGTGACGGAGGAAATACACTCTGACATTAACGATGCCATTGAGAACTTGGGTGGAGGAGTTGTAGAGGAAGAAGAAAGCGCATCcgataatgaaataatttttgaaaacagacACAAAATTACTTCTTACAGTGAGGCTTTAAAAGTAgttgaagatttaaaaaattttgctaatGAAGACTACGTCACATTCCAGcatcttaaaaatttagaagattattttcaatcatgctatttggaagaaaaaatgtcaaagatGCGTCAATCTAGCATGTTAGATTTCATATATAAATAA
- the LOC136409175 gene encoding peroxidase-like, whose translation MDLPNLKLAMPLLGILFWVLSIHRGIFSDASANTLLLPFHGGVHDNSISMTTPNREMLDILNHITVEDLNSTVNFAVNVVGYMKRLENNLLWSNIKVADDTPSHGMLISFGPEVEALDRGKDALIALRASNQLLNIYCHRLSKASSHPLTYQDCAILMSRFTFHRTSLSNTCNLIESSCEQAQCNSPYRTINGSCNNIAKGHRGESFTGYSRLLYADYSDGVHEPRRAVSKKPLPNPRQVVSSLIKTGNRPSRKSTLALMQWSQFLEHDLCRSATAVAIHTDTPIECCSRDGVSLTPRYVHPFCSPIYVTDDKKYAEEGVTCLSFVRSIPAIRSDCSFGASDQVNQATHYLDGSQIYGSTSRKSEQLRSFIVGKLLTSSYEHREYLPLSQDPTHDCQLFSKNSTCFESGDARVNFQPQLTLMHTLWFREHNRIAEELGNLNPHWGDERLFQESRKIVVAEMQKITYSEWLPAALGKFVAERVLSSSSYDKDVDPSVSNAFATAVMRSIKSLSDGMPKLYDESRTANESIFMRNYFHNPGLLRHEGVLDALARGLSTQSCQRLDVYFADDLINQLYTNGKYGFDVLSFDLQRGRDHGLPSYAKYRTYCGLNEAREFADFTDVMREQDVLALQRVYGSPQDVDLIIGGLLEKPKGDSLFGPTFSCIIADQMTRTRQGDRYFYDNKNQPESFSTLQLAEIENASLSRIICDNTDDVRRMQKKAFEKININNPLLDCASTIIPKLSLDHWRELKYSSNAVV comes from the exons ATGGATCTGCCGAATTTGAAATTGGCCATGCCGCTCTTGGGAATACTATTTTGGGTCCTTTCCATCCATAGAGGCATATTTTCGGATGCTTCAGCCAATACCTTACTTCTGCCCTTCCATG GTGGTGTTCATGACAACTCCATTTCCATGACAACTCCGAACCGCGAAATGCTGGATATTTTGAATCATATCACGGTGGAGGACCTCAATTCAACCGTTAACTTTGCTGTCAATGTCGTCGGATATATGAAGAGAttggaaaacaatttgttGTGGTCCAACATTAAG GTGGCTGATGATACTCCTTCCCACGGTATGTTGATTTCATTTGGGCCTGAAGTAGAAGCTTTGGATAGGGGAAAAGATGCTTTGATCGCGCTTAGGGCGTCAAATCAACTGTTGAATATCTATTGCCATCG ATTATCCAAAGCCAGTTCACACCCATTGACGTACCAAGACTGTGCTATACTGATGTCAAGATTCACCTTTCATCGCACATCTCTGAGTAACACATGCAATCTGATTGAATCTTCCTGCGAGCAGGCGCAGTGTAATTCGCCCTACAGGACTATAAATGGCAGTTGTAACAATATCGCCAAGGGGCATAGGGGGGAATCTTTCACTGG ATATTCCCGTCTGCTTTATGCGGATTATTCTGACGGAGTCCACGAGCCCCGCAGAGCGGTATCAAAGAAACCGTTGCCAAATCCTCGACAAGTAGTCAGTTCTTTGATTAAAACCGGCAACAGACCTTCTAGAAAGTCCACTTTAGCTTTGATGCAGTGGTCGCAGTTCCTGGAGCATGATCTATGTCGGTCCGCTACTGCAGTTGCTA ttCACACCGACACACCGATTGAATGTTGCAGCAGGGACGGGGTCAGTCTCACTCCTCGCTACGTACATCCCTTCTGCTCCCCAATCTACGTCACAGACGACAAGAAGTACGCGGAAGAGGGTGTTACGTGTCTCAGTTTTGTCCGGTCCATCCCGGCAATTCGATCTGATTGCAGTTTCGGAGCTTCAGACCAA GTGAACCAAGCCACTCATTACCTAGACGGATCGCAAATCTACGGCTCGACATCGAGAAAGTCGGAGCAGTTGCGCTCTTTCATCGTCGGAAAGCTCCTCACCTCCTCTTATGAACATCGGGAGTACCTGCCCTTATCTCAAGACCCCACCCACGACTGTCAGCTCTTTTCGAAGAATTCTACTTGCTTTGAAAGCGGAGACGCCCGGGTTAATTTCCAGCCTCAG ctGACCTTAATGCATACTTTGTGGTTCCGGGAACATAACAGAATCGCCGAGGAACTGGGAAATCTGAATCCGCATTGGGGAGATGAAAGACTCTTCCAAGAATCAAGAAAGATTGTCGTGGCGGAAATGCAGAAAATTACTTACAGCGAATGGCTGCCTGCAGCCTTAG gaaaattcgTTGCGGAACGCGTTCTCTCCTCGTCATCATACGACAAAGATGTGGACCCTTCAGTGTCGAACGCCTTTGCCACGGCCGTGATGCGCAGCATCAAGTCATTGTCAGACGGCATGCCAAAGTTATACGACGAAAGTCGAACCGCTAACGAATCAATTTTCATGCGCAATTACTTCCACAATCCGGGCCTACTGCGCCACGAAGGCGTCTTGGACGCTTTGGCTAGAGGATTAAGCACCCAATCCTGTCAGCGACTGGATGTTTATTTTGCTGACGAT CTCATCAATCAGCTTTACACCAACGGTAAATATGGTTTCGACGTACTCAGCTTCGACTTGCAGCGGGGCAGGGATCACGGGCTGCCCAGCTATGCTAAATATAGAACATATTGTGGCTTGAATGAGGCCCGCGAATTTGCCGACTTTACTGACGTTATGAGGGAACAG GACGTTTTGGCCTTGCAACGTGTTTATGGCAGCCCACAAGATGTCGATCTAATCATTGGGGGGCTGTTGGAAAAGCCCAAAGGGGACTCACTGTTTGGACCTACCTTTTCCTGCATTATAGCCGATCAGATGACAAGGACACGACAAG GTGATCGATACTTTTACGACAACAAAAACCAGCCGGAATCGTTCTCTACGCTCCAGTTAGCTGAGATCGAAAACGCCTCCTTATCTCGGATTATCTGTGATAATACCGACGACGTCCGGCGTATGCAAAAAAAGgcatttgagaaaattaacataaataatcCTCTATTAGATTGCGCCTCAACTATCATTCCAAAGCTCTCTTTAGACCACTGGCGGGAACTTAAATACTCGAGCAATGCCGTCGTCTAA
- the Rh50 gene encoding ammonium transporter Rh type B has product MVFIGFGFLMTYLKKYGYSSLGFNFLLAALTLQWSMICEGFFELNDDYKIAIGLDSLFKADIATAAVLISMGAVLGRTSHIQLVVMSILEIFTYCLNNALNNHYFKAVDAGGSVTVHTFGAYFGLSASYVLQKRTKAESIESYHLDEASYASNIYAMIGSIFLWVYWPSFNSIHLEDDRAHMAIINTYLSLTSCCVSTFIVSQLNSKQHKFNMIHIQNSTLAGGVAVGACAHLMIQPFGAVLLGAITGAISVYGYTTLSNTLQSYRVLDTCGINNLHGIPGILGGLVSVLIASLANEEQYGKSLYKIYPARVNPNTSWSPQYIFPEVGSGRSAQQQAGYQALLLFVTVLLAVISGIISGAIISWEMWGTTPSAFYYNDLEFWEMPSEQQTIKGILPIVWPVKEKLYHKKSNSNLFNVAT; this is encoded by the exons ATGGTCTTCATCGGGTTCGGATTCCTCATGACCTACTTAAAGAAATACGGATACAGTTCATTGGGATTTAACTTTCTTCTGGCAGCACTCACCTTGCAGTGGAGCATGATATGTGAGGGCTTCTTCGAACTAAATGATGATTATAAAATTGCAATAGGCCTAGACAG CCTATTCAAAGCCGATATAGCAACAGCTGCAGTTTTGATATCGATGGGTGCAGTATTAGGGCGAACCTCACACATTCAATTGGTGGTTATGAGTATTCTTGAAATCTTTACCTATTGCTTGAATAACGCTTTAAATAATCACTATTTCAAA gcCGTTGATGCTGGTGGCTCCGTCACAGTTCATACTTTTGGAGCCTACTTTGGATTATCGGCGAGTTATGTACTACAAAAGAGGACCAAGGCAGAATCAATTGAATCATATCACCTCGATGAAGCTTCTTACGCTTCTAACATTTATGCAATGATTG GCAGTATATTTTTATGGGTTTACTGGCCGAGCTTCAACTCAATTCATCTAGAAGACGATCGAGCACACATGGCGATAATTAACACATACCTGTCTTTAACCTCATGTTGTGtttcaacatttattgtaTCACAACTGAACTCTAAACagcacaaatttaatatg ATacatattcaaaattcaactttaGCAGGAGGTGTCGCCGTTGGAGCTTGTGCCCACTTAATGATCCAGCCGTTCGGTGCTGTCCTCCTTGGAGCTATAACGGGCGCTATTTCCGTCTATGGATATACCACTTTATCG AACACTTTGCAATCTTACCGAGTCCTGGACACGTGCGGAATAAACAATCTACATGGAATTCCAGGAATTCTAGGAGGATTGGTGTCTGTTTTGATCGCCTCCCTAGCCAATGAGGAGCAGTATGGAAAATccctttataaaatttatccaGCTCGAGTGAACCCAAACACGTCTTGGAGTCCGCAATATATTTTTCCGGAGGTAGGATCAGGACGAAGTGCACAACAACAAGCCGGATATCAAGCGCTTCTGCTATTTGTTACAGTTTTGCTGGCTGTAATATCAGGAATTATATCTG GAGCTATAATTAGCTGGGAGATGTGGGGAACTACGCCAAGTGCATTCTACTACAACGATTTGGAATTTTGGGAAATGCCATCAGAGCAGCAAACTATCAAAGGAATACTTCCCATTGTATGGCCGGtaaaggaaaaattgtatCATAAGAAATCCAACAGCAATTTGTTTAATGTTGCTACTTGa